Proteins from one Streptomyces sp. NBC_00289 genomic window:
- the efp gene encoding elongation factor P, producing the protein MASTNDLKNGLVLKLEGGQLWSVVEFQHVKPGKGPAFVRTKLKNVLSGKVVDKTFNAGVKVETATIDKRDMQFSYMDGEYFVFMDMDTYDQLMVDRKAVGDAANFLIEGFTATVAQHEGEVLFVELPAAVELVIQETEPGVQGDRSTGGTKPAILETGHQINVPLFITTGEKIKVDTRTSDYLGRVNS; encoded by the coding sequence GTGGCTTCCACGAACGACCTCAAGAACGGCCTGGTGCTCAAGCTCGAAGGCGGCCAGCTCTGGTCCGTCGTCGAGTTCCAGCACGTCAAGCCCGGCAAGGGCCCGGCCTTCGTGCGCACCAAGCTGAAGAACGTGCTCTCCGGCAAGGTCGTCGACAAGACGTTCAACGCCGGCGTCAAGGTCGAGACGGCCACGATCGACAAGCGCGACATGCAGTTCTCGTACATGGACGGCGAGTACTTCGTCTTCATGGACATGGACACCTACGACCAGCTGATGGTCGACCGGAAGGCCGTCGGCGACGCCGCCAACTTCCTGATCGAGGGCTTCACCGCCACCGTCGCGCAGCACGAGGGCGAGGTGCTCTTCGTCGAGCTGCCCGCCGCCGTCGAGCTCGTCATCCAGGAGACGGAGCCGGGCGTCCAGGGCGACCGCTCCACCGGTGGCACCAAGCCCGCCATCCTGGAGACCGGTCACCAGATCAACGTGCCGCTCTTCATCACCACCGGTGAGAAGATCAAGGTCGACACCCGCACCAGCGACTACCTCGGCCGGGTGAACAGCTAA
- the nusB gene encoding transcription antitermination factor NusB: MAARNTARKRAFQILFEGDQRDADVLTVLADWIRLSRADTRQPPVSEFTMQLVEGYALHATRIDELISQYSVGWTLDRMPVVDRNILRLGAYELIWADETPDAVVLDEMVQLAKEFSTDDSPSFVNGLLGRLKDLKPSLRRDEA; the protein is encoded by the coding sequence GTGGCTGCCCGCAACACGGCCCGCAAGCGCGCCTTCCAGATCCTCTTCGAGGGTGACCAGCGCGACGCGGACGTCCTGACGGTCCTCGCGGACTGGATCCGGCTCTCCCGGGCCGACACCCGGCAGCCGCCGGTCAGCGAGTTCACGATGCAGCTGGTCGAGGGCTACGCGCTGCACGCGACGCGTATCGACGAGCTGATCTCCCAGTACTCGGTCGGCTGGACGCTGGACCGGATGCCGGTCGTCGACCGCAACATCCTGCGCCTCGGCGCCTACGAGCTGATCTGGGCCGACGAGACGCCGGACGCCGTCGTGCTCGACGAGATGGTGCAGCTGGCGAAGGAGTTCTCCACGGACGACTCGCCGTCGTTCGTCAACGGCCTGCTCGGCCGTCTCAAGGACCTGAAGCCCTCGCTGCGCCGCGACGAGGCCTGA
- the bldD gene encoding transcriptional regulator BldD gives MSSEYAKQLGAKLRAIRTQQGLSLHGVEEKSQGRWKAVVVGSYERGDRAVTVQRLAELADFYGVPVQELLPGTTPGGAAEPPPKLVLDLERLAHVPAEKAGPLQRYAATIQSQRGDYNGKVLSIRQDDLRTLAVIYDQSPSVLTEQLISWGVLDADARRAVAHEES, from the coding sequence ATGTCCAGCGAATACGCCAAGCAGCTCGGGGCCAAGCTCCGGGCCATCCGCACCCAGCAGGGCCTTTCCCTCCACGGTGTCGAGGAGAAGTCCCAGGGACGCTGGAAGGCGGTCGTGGTCGGGTCCTACGAGCGCGGTGACCGCGCCGTGACCGTGCAGCGGCTCGCCGAACTGGCGGATTTCTATGGGGTTCCCGTGCAGGAGCTGCTGCCCGGCACCACTCCGGGCGGAGCCGCCGAGCCGCCGCCGAAGCTGGTTCTGGACCTGGAGCGGCTGGCTCACGTGCCGGCCGAGAAGGCGGGTCCCCTGCAGCGTTACGCGGCGACGATCCAGTCCCAGCGCGGCGACTACAACGGCAAGGTGCTCTCGATCCGCCAGGACGACCTGCGCACACTCGCCGTCATCTACGACCAGTCCCCCTCGGTCCTGACCGAGCAGCTGATCAGCTGGGGCGTCCTCGACGCAGACGCGCGCCGCGCGGTCGCCCACGAGGAGAGCTGA
- the pyrR gene encoding bifunctional pyr operon transcriptional regulator/uracil phosphoribosyltransferase PyrR: MDTHDTQGTPDTQASDARPVLEAPDIARVLTRIAHEIVERAKGADDVVLLGIPTRGVFLAQRLAAKLEQITDRKIPVGSLDITMYRDDLRMHPPRALARTEIPGDGVDGKLVVLVDDVLFSGRTIRAALDALGDIGRPRAVQLAVLVDRGHRELPIRADYVGKNLPTSLRETVKVQLAEEDGRDTVLLGVKQTAPTREQ; encoded by the coding sequence ATGGACACGCACGACACGCAGGGAACACCCGACACGCAGGCGTCCGACGCGAGGCCCGTCCTCGAGGCTCCGGACATCGCGCGGGTCCTGACCCGCATCGCCCACGAGATCGTAGAGCGCGCCAAGGGCGCCGACGACGTGGTGCTCCTCGGCATTCCGACCCGGGGCGTCTTCCTCGCCCAGCGGCTCGCCGCCAAGCTCGAGCAGATCACCGACCGCAAGATCCCGGTCGGCTCCCTCGACATCACCATGTACCGCGACGACCTGCGCATGCACCCGCCGCGTGCGCTCGCTCGCACCGAGATCCCCGGTGACGGCGTCGACGGCAAGCTGGTCGTCCTCGTCGACGACGTGCTCTTCTCCGGCCGCACCATCCGCGCCGCCCTCGACGCCCTGGGCGACATCGGGCGCCCGCGCGCGGTGCAGCTCGCTGTCCTCGTGGACCGCGGGCACCGCGAACTGCCCATCCGGGCCGACTACGTCGGCAAGAACCTCCCCACGTCGTTGCGGGAGACGGTCAAGGTCCAGCTCGCCGAGGAGGACGGTCGCGACACCGTGCTGCTCGGTGTGAAGCAGACCGCGCCGACGCGCGAGCAGTAG
- a CDS encoding aspartate carbamoyltransferase catalytic subunit, whose translation MQRHLISAADLTRDDAVLILDTAEEMARVADRPIKKLPTLRGRTVVNLFFEDSTRTRISFEAAEKRLSADVINFTAKGSSVSKGESLKDTAQTLEAMGVDAVVIRHGASGAPYRLATSGWVDAAVINAGDGTHQHPTQALLDAFTMRRRLVGRDAGLGNDLAGKRITIVGDILHSRVARSNVDLLHTLGAEVTLVAPPTLVPVGIESWPCEVSYDLDSTLPKSDAVMMLRVQRERMNAAFFPTEREYSRRYGLDGDRMARMPEHAIVMHPGPMVRGMEITAGVADSERCTVVEQVANGVSIRMAVLYLLLGGAVFDSKNVPADSHPRIEEK comes from the coding sequence ATGCAGCGTCATCTCATCTCGGCCGCCGACCTCACCCGCGACGACGCCGTCCTGATCCTCGACACCGCCGAGGAGATGGCCCGGGTCGCCGACCGGCCGATCAAGAAACTGCCGACCCTGCGCGGCCGTACCGTCGTCAACCTGTTCTTCGAGGACTCCACCCGCACCCGGATCTCCTTCGAGGCCGCCGAGAAGCGCCTGTCCGCGGACGTCATCAACTTCACCGCCAAGGGCTCGAGCGTCTCCAAGGGCGAGTCCCTCAAGGACACCGCCCAGACCCTCGAAGCCATGGGCGTCGACGCCGTCGTGATCCGGCACGGCGCCTCCGGGGCCCCGTACCGGCTCGCCACCTCCGGCTGGGTCGACGCCGCCGTCATCAACGCCGGTGACGGCACCCACCAGCACCCCACGCAGGCCCTGCTCGACGCCTTCACCATGCGCCGCCGCCTGGTCGGCCGGGACGCGGGCCTCGGCAACGACCTGGCCGGCAAGCGCATCACGATCGTGGGCGACATCCTGCACAGCCGGGTCGCCCGCTCCAACGTCGACCTGCTGCACACCCTCGGCGCCGAGGTGACACTCGTCGCCCCGCCGACCCTGGTGCCGGTCGGCATCGAGTCCTGGCCGTGCGAGGTGTCCTACGACCTGGACAGCACGCTGCCGAAGTCCGACGCGGTGATGATGCTGCGGGTCCAGCGCGAGCGGATGAACGCGGCGTTCTTCCCCACCGAGCGCGAGTACTCGCGGCGCTACGGCCTCGACGGCGACCGCATGGCGCGGATGCCCGAGCACGCCATCGTGATGCACCCCGGCCCGATGGTCCGGGGCATGGAGATCACCGCCGGGGTCGCCGACTCCGAGCGCTGCACCGTCGTCGAGCAGGTCGCAAACGGAGTGTCCATCCGTATGGCCGTGCTCTACCTGCTTCTGGGTGGCGCCGTCTTCGACTCGAAGAACGTGCCCGCCGACAGCCACCCCCGTATCGAGGAGAAGTAA
- a CDS encoding dihydroorotase produces MSTILIRGAKVLGGEPQDVLIEDGLIAAVGSGLSAEGAEVVEAGGKVLLPGLVDLHTHLREPGREDSETVLTGTRAAASGGYTAVFAMANTFPVADTAGVVEQVYRLGQEHGYCDVQPIGAVTVGLEGRKLAELGAMYESAAGVTVFSDDGKCVDDAVIMRRALEYVKAFGGVVAQHAQEPRLTEGAQMNEGVVSAELGLGGWPAVAEESIIARDVLLAEHVGSRVHICHLSTAGSVEIVRWAKSRGIDVTAEVTPHHLLLTDELVRTYNPVYKVNPPLRTERDVHALREALADGTIDIVATDHAPHPHEDKDCEWAAAAMGMVGLETALSVVQATMVDTGLLDWAGVADRMSAAPARIGRASGHGRPVSAGEPANLLLVDTEYRGSVDPAGFASRSRNTPYEGRELPGRVTHTWLRGKATLVDGKLT; encoded by the coding sequence ATGAGCACAATCCTGATCCGGGGTGCGAAGGTACTCGGCGGCGAACCGCAGGACGTCCTGATCGAGGACGGGCTGATTGCGGCCGTGGGCAGCGGTTTGTCGGCCGAGGGCGCCGAGGTCGTGGAGGCCGGCGGCAAGGTTCTGCTGCCGGGCCTGGTCGACCTGCACACCCACCTGCGCGAGCCCGGCCGCGAGGACTCCGAGACGGTGCTGACCGGCACCCGCGCCGCCGCCTCCGGCGGCTACACCGCGGTGTTCGCCATGGCCAACACCTTCCCGGTCGCCGACACCGCCGGCGTCGTCGAGCAGGTCTACCGGCTCGGCCAGGAGCACGGCTACTGCGACGTCCAGCCCATCGGCGCGGTCACCGTCGGCCTGGAGGGCAGGAAGCTCGCCGAGCTGGGCGCCATGTACGAGTCGGCGGCCGGAGTCACCGTCTTCTCCGACGACGGCAAGTGCGTCGACGACGCCGTGATCATGCGCCGGGCGCTGGAGTACGTGAAGGCCTTCGGCGGAGTCGTCGCCCAGCACGCGCAGGAGCCGCGGCTGACCGAGGGCGCCCAGATGAACGAGGGCGTCGTCTCCGCCGAGCTCGGGCTCGGGGGCTGGCCCGCGGTGGCCGAGGAATCGATCATCGCCCGGGATGTCCTGCTCGCCGAGCACGTCGGCTCCCGCGTCCACATCTGCCACCTGTCGACCGCCGGCTCCGTCGAGATCGTCCGCTGGGCCAAGTCCCGCGGCATCGACGTCACCGCCGAGGTCACCCCGCACCACCTCCTGCTCACCGACGAGCTGGTACGGACGTACAACCCGGTCTACAAGGTCAACCCGCCGCTGCGCACCGAGCGGGACGTGCACGCCCTGCGCGAGGCGCTCGCCGACGGCACGATCGACATCGTCGCCACCGACCACGCCCCGCACCCGCACGAGGACAAGGACTGCGAGTGGGCCGCGGCCGCCATGGGCATGGTCGGGCTGGAGACCGCGCTGTCGGTGGTCCAGGCGACGATGGTCGACACCGGACTGCTCGACTGGGCCGGCGTCGCCGACCGCATGTCCGCCGCGCCCGCGCGCATCGGGCGGGCGAGCGGCCACGGCCGGCCCGTCTCGGCAGGTGAGCCCGCCAACCTCCTGCTCGTCGACACGGAATACCGTGGGTCCGTGGACCCCGCGGGCTTCGCCTCGCGCAGCCGCAACACTCCGTACGAGGGCCGCGAGCTGCCGGGCCGTGTCACCCACACCTGGCTCCGGGGCAAGGCCACGCTCGTCGACGGGAAGCTCACGTGA
- the carA gene encoding glutamine-hydrolyzing carbamoyl-phosphate synthase small subunit, translating into MTTSKQGNASQRKEALPAVLVLEDGRIFRGRAYGAVGETFGEAVFSTGMTGYQETLTDPSYHRQVVVMTAPHVGNTGVNDEDPESRRIWVAGYVVRDPARVPSNWRSRRSLHEELAQQGVVGISGVDTRALTRHLRERGAMRVGIFSGNALPDEGTMLAQVRQAPEMKGADLAAEVATKEAYVVPAIGEKKFTVAAVDLGIKGMTPRRMAERGIEVHVLPATASAEDVFAVEPDGVFFSNGPGDPATADHPVSVMRAVLERGTPLFGICFGNQILGRALGFGTYKLKYGHRGINQPVQDRTTGKVEVTAHNHGFAVDAPLDTVSDTPFGRAEVSHVCLNDNVVEGLQLLDQPAFSVQYHPEAAAGPHDAAYLFDRFVSLMEGQRA; encoded by the coding sequence ATGACGACCTCCAAGCAGGGGAACGCCTCGCAGAGGAAAGAGGCGCTTCCCGCCGTACTCGTCCTGGAGGACGGCCGGATCTTCCGGGGCCGCGCCTACGGGGCGGTGGGGGAGACCTTCGGCGAGGCCGTGTTCTCCACCGGGATGACCGGCTACCAGGAGACGCTGACCGACCCGTCGTACCACCGGCAGGTCGTGGTGATGACCGCGCCGCACGTCGGCAACACCGGCGTCAACGACGAGGACCCCGAGTCGCGGCGGATCTGGGTCGCCGGATACGTCGTGCGCGACCCCGCGCGCGTGCCGTCCAACTGGCGCTCGCGCCGCTCCCTCCACGAGGAGCTGGCCCAGCAGGGCGTCGTCGGCATCTCCGGCGTCGACACGCGTGCGCTGACCCGGCACCTGCGGGAGCGCGGCGCGATGCGCGTCGGCATCTTCTCGGGCAACGCGTTGCCCGACGAGGGCACGATGCTCGCGCAGGTGCGCCAGGCCCCGGAGATGAAGGGCGCCGACCTGGCCGCGGAGGTGGCCACCAAGGAGGCCTACGTCGTCCCGGCGATCGGCGAGAAGAAGTTCACCGTCGCCGCCGTGGACCTGGGCATCAAGGGCATGACCCCGCGCCGGATGGCCGAGCGCGGCATCGAGGTGCACGTGCTGCCCGCCACGGCGAGCGCCGAGGACGTGTTCGCGGTGGAGCCCGACGGAGTGTTCTTCTCCAACGGCCCCGGTGACCCGGCCACCGCCGACCACCCGGTCTCCGTCATGCGGGCGGTCCTGGAGCGCGGTACCCCGCTGTTCGGCATCTGCTTCGGCAACCAGATCCTGGGGCGGGCGCTGGGCTTCGGCACGTACAAGCTGAAGTACGGCCACCGTGGCATCAACCAGCCGGTGCAGGACCGCACGACCGGCAAGGTCGAGGTCACCGCGCACAACCACGGCTTCGCCGTCGACGCCCCGCTCGACACCGTGTCCGACACCCCGTTCGGGCGCGCCGAGGTCTCCCACGTCTGCCTCAACGACAACGTGGTGGAAGGTCTCCAGCTGCTCGACCAGCCGGCCTTCAGCGTCCAGTACCACCCCGAAGCGGCAGCGGGCCCGCACGACGCCGCCTACCTGTTCGACCGCTTCGTATCCCTGATGGAGGGCCAGCGTGCCTAA
- the carB gene encoding carbamoyl-phosphate synthase large subunit: MPKRSDIQSVLVIGSGPIVIGQAAEFDYSGTQACRVLRAEGLRVILVNSNPATIMTDPEIADATYVEPITPEFVEKIIAKERPDALLPTLGGQTALNTAISMHEQGVLEKYGVELIGANVEAINKGEDRDLFKGVVEAVREKIGHGESARSVICHTMDDVLTGVETLGGYPVVVRPSFTMGGAGSGFAHDEEELRRIAGQGLTLSPTTEVLLEESILGWKEYELELMRDKNDNVVVVCSIENFDPMGVHTGDSITVAPAMTLTDREYQRLRDIGIAIIREVGVDTGGCNIQFAVDPVDGRIIVIEMNPRVSRSSALASKATGFPIAKIAAKLAVGYTLDEIPNDITEKTPASFEPTLDYVVVKAPRFAFEKFPSADSTLTTTMKSVGEAMAIGRNFTEALQKALRSLEKKGSQFTFVGEPGDKDALLAESVRPTDGRINTVMQAIRAGATPEEVFEATKIDPWFVDQMFLIREIADELAAADRLNPELLAEAKRHGFSDQQIAEIRGLREDVVREVRHALGVRPVYKTVDTCAAEFAAKTPYFYSSYDEESEVAPREKPAVIILGSGPNRIGQGIEFDYSCVHASFALSDAGYETVMVNCNPETVSTDYDTSDRLYFEPLTLEDVLEIVHAESQAGPIAGVIVQLGGQTPLGLAQALKDNGVPVVGTPPEAIHAAEDRGAFGQVLAEAGLPAPKHGTATTFAGAKAIADEIGYPVLVRPSYVLGGRGMEIVYDETRLESYIAESTEISPSRPVLVDRFLDDAIEIDVDALYDGEELYLGGVMEHIEEAGIHSGDSACALPPITLGGFDIKRLRASTEAIARGVGVRGLINIQFAMAGDILYVLEANPRASRTVPFTSKATAVPLAKAAARISLGATVAQLRAEGLLPANGDGGELPLDAPISVKEAVMPWSRFRDIYGRGVDTVLGPEMRSTGEVMGIDSVFGTAYAKSQAGAYGPLPTKGRAFISVANRDKRSMIFPARELVAHGFELLATSGTAEVLKRNGINATVVRKQSEGIGPNGERTIVQLIHDGEVDLIVNTPYGTGGRLDGYEIRTAAVARSVPCLTTVQALAAAVQGIDALNHGDVGVRSLQEHARHLTAARD, encoded by the coding sequence GTGCCTAAGCGCTCCGATATCCAGTCCGTCCTGGTCATCGGCTCCGGCCCGATCGTCATCGGCCAGGCCGCCGAGTTCGACTACTCCGGCACCCAGGCGTGCCGCGTCCTGCGCGCCGAGGGGCTCCGGGTCATCCTGGTCAACTCCAACCCGGCGACGATCATGACCGACCCGGAGATCGCCGACGCGACCTACGTCGAGCCGATCACCCCGGAGTTCGTCGAGAAGATCATCGCCAAGGAGCGGCCCGACGCGCTGCTGCCCACGCTCGGCGGCCAGACCGCCCTCAACACCGCGATCTCCATGCACGAGCAGGGTGTGCTGGAGAAGTACGGTGTCGAGCTGATCGGTGCCAACGTCGAGGCGATCAACAAGGGCGAGGACCGCGACCTGTTCAAGGGCGTCGTCGAGGCCGTACGCGAGAAGATCGGGCACGGCGAGTCGGCCCGGTCGGTCATCTGCCACACGATGGACGACGTGCTGACGGGCGTCGAGACCCTCGGCGGCTACCCCGTCGTCGTCCGGCCCTCCTTCACCATGGGCGGCGCCGGTTCCGGCTTCGCCCACGACGAGGAGGAGCTGCGCCGCATCGCAGGCCAGGGCCTCACGCTCTCCCCGACCACCGAGGTGCTCCTGGAGGAGTCCATCCTCGGCTGGAAGGAGTACGAGCTGGAGCTGATGCGCGACAAGAACGACAACGTCGTGGTCGTCTGCTCCATCGAGAACTTCGACCCGATGGGCGTGCACACCGGCGACTCCATCACCGTCGCGCCCGCGATGACGCTGACCGACCGCGAGTACCAGCGGCTGCGGGACATCGGTATCGCGATCATCCGTGAGGTCGGCGTCGACACCGGCGGCTGCAACATCCAGTTCGCGGTCGACCCCGTCGACGGCCGCATCATCGTCATCGAGATGAACCCGCGTGTGTCGCGTTCCTCGGCGCTGGCGTCGAAGGCGACCGGCTTCCCGATCGCCAAGATCGCCGCCAAGCTCGCCGTCGGCTACACGCTCGACGAGATCCCGAACGACATCACGGAGAAGACCCCGGCCTCCTTCGAGCCGACCCTCGACTACGTGGTCGTGAAGGCCCCGCGGTTCGCCTTCGAGAAGTTCCCGTCGGCGGACTCGACGCTGACGACGACGATGAAGTCGGTCGGTGAGGCGATGGCGATCGGCCGCAACTTCACCGAAGCGCTGCAAAAGGCGCTGCGGTCGCTGGAGAAGAAGGGCTCGCAGTTCACGTTCGTGGGCGAGCCCGGCGACAAGGACGCGCTGCTCGCGGAGTCCGTCCGGCCCACCGACGGCCGGATCAACACCGTCATGCAGGCGATCCGCGCGGGTGCCACGCCCGAGGAGGTCTTCGAGGCGACGAAGATCGACCCGTGGTTCGTCGACCAGATGTTCCTGATCAGGGAGATCGCGGACGAGCTGGCCGCGGCCGACCGGCTGAACCCGGAGCTGCTCGCCGAGGCCAAGCGGCACGGCTTCTCCGACCAGCAGATCGCCGAGATCCGCGGCCTGCGCGAGGACGTCGTGCGGGAGGTGCGGCACGCGCTGGGCGTGCGCCCGGTCTACAAGACGGTCGACACCTGCGCCGCCGAGTTCGCCGCGAAGACGCCGTACTTCTACTCCTCCTACGACGAGGAGAGCGAGGTCGCGCCCCGCGAGAAGCCCGCGGTGATCATCCTGGGCTCCGGCCCCAACCGCATCGGCCAGGGCATCGAGTTCGACTACTCGTGTGTGCACGCCTCCTTCGCGCTGAGCGACGCCGGCTACGAGACGGTGATGGTCAACTGCAATCCGGAGACCGTCTCCACCGACTACGACACCTCCGACCGCCTGTACTTCGAGCCGCTCACGCTGGAGGACGTGCTGGAGATCGTCCACGCGGAGTCGCAGGCCGGTCCGATCGCGGGCGTGATCGTGCAGCTCGGCGGGCAGACGCCGCTGGGCCTCGCACAGGCGCTGAAGGACAACGGCGTGCCGGTCGTGGGCACGCCGCCCGAGGCGATCCACGCAGCCGAGGACCGCGGCGCCTTCGGCCAGGTCCTGGCCGAGGCGGGCCTGCCGGCCCCCAAGCACGGCACCGCGACCACCTTCGCGGGCGCCAAGGCCATCGCCGACGAGATCGGCTACCCGGTCCTGGTGCGGCCGTCGTACGTGCTGGGCGGGCGCGGCATGGAGATCGTCTACGACGAGACCCGTCTCGAGTCCTACATCGCGGAGTCCACCGAGATCAGCCCCTCCCGGCCGGTGCTGGTCGACCGGTTCCTGGACGACGCGATCGAAATCGACGTCGACGCCCTGTACGACGGCGAGGAGCTGTACCTCGGCGGCGTCATGGAGCACATCGAGGAGGCCGGCATCCACTCCGGTGACTCGGCGTGCGCGCTGCCGCCGATCACGCTCGGCGGCTTCGACATCAAGCGCCTGCGCGCCTCCACCGAGGCCATCGCCCGCGGGGTCGGGGTGCGCGGACTGATCAACATCCAGTTCGCGATGGCGGGCGACATCCTCTACGTCCTGGAGGCCAACCCGCGTGCCTCCCGCACCGTCCCCTTCACCTCGAAGGCGACCGCGGTGCCGCTGGCCAAGGCCGCCGCCCGGATCTCGCTGGGCGCGACCGTCGCCCAGCTGCGGGCCGAGGGGCTGCTGCCGGCGAACGGCGACGGCGGCGAACTGCCGCTGGACGCGCCGATCTCCGTCAAGGAGGCGGTCATGCCGTGGTCGCGCTTCCGCGACATCTACGGCCGGGGCGTCGACACCGTGCTGGGCCCGGAGATGCGCTCGACCGGCGAGGTCATGGGCATCGACTCCGTCTTCGGCACGGCGTACGCCAAGTCGCAGGCGGGCGCCTACGGCCCGCTGCCGACCAAGGGACGGGCGTTCATCTCGGTCGCCAACCGGGACAAGCGCTCGATGATCTTCCCGGCGCGGGAGCTGGTCGCGCACGGTTTCGAGCTGCTCGCCACCTCCGGCACGGCCGAGGTCCTCAAGCGCAACGGCATCAACGCCACCGTGGTGCGCAAGCAGTCCGAGGGCATCGGCCCGAACGGGGAGCGGACCATCGTCCAGCTCATCCACGACGGCGAGGTCGACCTCATCGTCAACACCCCGTACGGCACCGGCGGCCGCCTCGACGGCTACGAGATCCGTACGGCGGCCGTGGCGCGCTCGGTCCCCTGCCTCACGACGGTCCAGGCACTCGCCGCGGCCGTCCAGGGCATCGACGCCCTCAACCACGGTGACGTCGGCGTCCGCTCACTGCAGGAACACGCGCGACACCTGACCGCGGCCCGCGACTAG